The DNA region GTTCTCGATCGCTTCCTCGGCCGCCTTCTGCACGTTCATGTCGATCGCGGTGCGGACCACGAAGACGCGCTCGGTGTAGGATTTCGGGAAGGTGTCGACCAGCTTGCGCATCTCGTCGAAGGCGTAGTCGAGATAGTAGTTCGGCGAATTCTCGTCACGTCGGTCGACCGCGACCGCTGGATTGCGGCGGGCGCCGAACACCTGGCCCTCGGTCATGAAGCCGGCATCGACGAGGTTGTCGAGCACGACGTTGGCGCGGGCGCGTGCCGCGGGCAGGTTGATGTGCGGGGCGTATTTGGTCGGCGCCTTGAACAGGCCGGCGAGCATCGCGGCTTCGGCGAGGTTCACGTCGCGCACCGACTTGTTGAAGTAGAAGTGCGCCGCGCCGTCGACGCCGAAGGTGCCGCCGCCCATATAGGCGCGGTCGAGATAGAGCTTCAGGATCTCGTTCTTGGTGAGCCGCGTCTCCAGCCAGATCGCAAGGAAGGCTTCCTTCACCTTGCGCTCGATGGTGCGCTCGTTGTTCAGGAACAGGTTCTTGGCGAGTTGCTGGGTGATCGACGAACCGCCCTGGCGGACGCCGCCGGCCTGCGCGTTGGTGACGAGCGCACGGGCGAGGCCCGGAACGTCGATGCCGAAATGGTCATAGAAGCGGCGGTCTTCGGTCGCGAGCGTCGCCTTGATCAGATTGTCCGGAAAGTCTTCCAGCGGGATCGAGTCATTATGCTTGATGCCGCGGCTGCCGATCGGGTTGCCGTAACGGTCGAGGAAGGTCACCGCGAGGTCGGACTTCTTCAGCCAGTCCTCGTCGGCGGTCTCGCGGAAGGCGGGGATCGCGAGCGTCAGCATCAGGATCATGCCGCCGAGCCCGATCGTCGCGGCCTCCGACAGCGGCTCGATGAACACCCAGCGCTTCCAGCGGCCGACATAGAAGCGGTCCATGAAGGTGGAATAGCGCTCGTAGAGTTCGCGCAGGCCCTTGCCCGACGAGAACAGCGTCGAGTCGATACGCGCATCGAGGTCCAGGAAGAAATTCCGGACCTTCTGTTTCCAATGCGACGGCATGATCTGAAGGACCGGACCCTTGATCAGTTCGACAGCGCTGCGGGCGCCCGAAACGGGCACAGGCCAGCGTCTTGCTTCGATGTTGCGGCAATCCCAAGGCGCTTTTGCGTCGTTGGGGACTCGTTCGTTGTTCTATCCGAGCGGCTGCCATAAACCAATGGCGCAGCTTGTGAATTTAATGAAACCCGTAACGCTGCCCACCGGCATTTTCGACCCCGCAATATCACCCCCCCTTGCGGAGGGGCCGCCGGCGTCCCAAGAAGAGCTTTACCGCCATGTCAGGGATATCATGACCGCACCGCCCAAGCGTTCGTCGAGCCAGGAGGGATTCTTCTGGAAAACCAAGACGTTGGAAGAGATGTCCAACGCCGAATGGGAAAGCCTGTGTGACGGCTGCGCACGTTGCTGCCTGGAGAAGCTCGAGGACGAGGACACCGGCAAGATCTATTTCACCCATATCTCCTGCAAGCTGCTCGATTCCGGCCTGTGCACCTGCAAGGACTACCCGAACCGCTCCGACCAGGTTCCGGATTGCGTCCGCCTGACGCCCGAGAACGTCCGGACGCTGAACTGGCTGCCGCCGAGCTGCGGCTACCGGCTCGTGGCCGAGGGGCGGGACCTTTACTGGTGGCATCCGCTGATCTCCGGTGATCCCAACACCGTGCATGAAGCCGGGGTCTCGGTGCGCGGGCGGGTGGAGGGTACCGAACTCGACGTCAACGACGCCGATCTCGAGGATCACATCGTGCGGTGGCCGGCCTTGCTGCCGAAACGGGCGCAATTGAAGAAGCGGCCCAAGGTGCTCGACAAGACGACCAAAGGGTGACGTCGCCACAGCGTCCGCGATCACGTGATCGCGAGAAGGTCGCGGCGGGATGCACCCATGCGCTGAGGTGCCTGCCTCAGCAGCGAATTGCTGCATAAATTGCGGATCAGAGAATGATTCCATCGCGGCACGCGCCCGCGCAGCAGCATTACGCCCCAAATGAACAAGTATGAACGGCAGAGCCGGATTCCTGCCGACCAAGAGACATTGCCCGACGACATTGCTGAAGAGCTGTCCCGCCTCCCGAGCGAGGTGATCGAACTCAGCGATGCGCCGCCGCTGGCGCCGCCGGCACCGCTCAATCCGGACGAAGTCCGCACCATCGTGATCAGCCTGATGCTGACGATGTTCTTGGCCGCGCTTGACCAGACCATCGTCGCGACCGCGCTGCCGACGATCGGGCGCCAGTTTCACGACGTCACCAACCTGTCCTGGGTGATCACAGCCTATCTGCTCGCCTCCACGGCGGTGGCGCCGGTGTTCGGCACGCTGAGCGATATCTATGGTCGCCGCGTCATGATCATCACCTCGCTCAGCCTGTTCGTGGTTGGCTCGGTGCTGTGCGCGGTCGCGCCCAGCATGACCATGCTGATCATTGCCCGCGGCCTGCAGGGCCTCGGCGGCGGCGGCATCATGCCTGTCGTCCAGACCGTGATCTCCGACGTGGTGACCCCGCGCGAGCGTGGCCGCTATCAGGCCTATTTCTCCAGCGTCTGGATGGCCGGCGGCATTCTCGGCCCGGTGGTCGGCGGCGTGTTCGCCGAGCATCTGCACTGGTCGATGATCTTCTGGATCAACCTGCCGCTCTCGGCGGCGGCGCTGGCGCTGCTGCTGCCGAAGATGGGCAAGATCCCGGTGTTCCACCGCAAGCGCAAGGTCGACTGGCTCGGCGGCGTGCTGCTGATGGCCTCGGCCGTCGTGCTGATGCTGGTGCTGACCTGGGGCGGCACCCGTCTTTCCTGGCTGTCGCCGACCATTACCGCGATGATCGGCGCCTCGATCGCGCTCGCCGGCGCCTTCGTCTGGCACGCGCGCCGCGCCGACGAGCCGTTCCTGCCGCTGTCGCTGCTCGGCGGCTCGGTGGTGCCGTTCGCGATGGGTGCCGGCGGCTGCGCGCTCGGCGCCATGGTCGGGCTCACCGTGCACCTGCCGCTCTATTACGAGGTGGTCTATCACCTCACCGCCAGCGAGGCCGGCCTTGCGCTGATCCCGCTCGCGGCGATCTCGACCTTTGGCGCAGCGATCGCCGGCCGGACCATGGCGAAGGCCAAGCACTACAAGCGGGTCGCGATCGTCGGCACCTCGGTCGCTGCGATCTGCGCCGTCGGCATGGCCGTGACGACGCTGCCGCTGTGGGGATTGCTGCTGTTGATGAGCGTGTTCGCGCTCGGGCTCGGCACCACATTCCCGATCAGCGTGGTGTCGCTGCAGAACGCGGTGGCGCGTCCGCAGGTCGGCACCGTGACCGGCGCGATGAACTTCTTCCGCGCGATGATGGCCTCCTTCACGGTCGCCGCCTTCACCACGATCCTGCTGATGACACTGGGGACCGACATCTCGCTCGCCGGCGAGCATCATGCCGCGTCCGCCGGCACCGTCGGCGCGATCCCGATGGCCGACATGATCACCGCGTTCCGCTACGTGTTCGGCGCCGCCGCCGTGCTGCTGACCACCGCTTCCATCTGCATGATCACGATGGAAGAGCGCCCGCTCGCCGGTCCGGCCGCGCAGCCGGTCGAGATGGCGGAGTAGGGCGGTCAGCCTCGTAAATCGCAGTCGTCCCCCGAACGAACGCGGGGACGTTTCCGTGACGACGCCAAATTCCCGCCGTCGTCCTGGCGAAAGCCAGGACCCATAACCACCGCACTCGGTGATGGATGGGATCGTGGCCCCAGCATCGCGCGACAATTCTCATTTGGGGTAATGGGTCCTGGCTTTCGCCAGGACGACGCTGAATGTGTCGGATCAAGCAAAACAAGTGGTGGAATGGATTCCGGGCTCTCGCTTCGCTCGCCCCGGAATGACGAATTGAGAGACCGGCACCCCACGCTCTTATTCCCGCGCTGCCTCATATTTATTCAGCCGCAAAACGCCGACCCACTACTTTAGTTGTCGTCCATGCATGGCGATCTGCGCGCAGTTTCACTTGCTGCGCGTTTTGTCGCAGCTATAGTCCGGCCCAAGAGCTCGAAGCAGCCGAACAAAAAGAGGAGAGAAACAGGGTGAAAAGAACATCGCGACTGCCTGTTCATGCGATGCGGCAACTTGCCGGAGCGGCCGTGTTGGGCCTTTTGGTAGCCAGCCCCGGCGGAGCGCTGGCGGCCGACACCCTCAAGATCGGCGTCATCGCCGAAGCGCAGGCGATTGCCGGGGCGTCGATCCCGCAGGCGGCGCAGCTCGCCGCCGACGAGATCAACGCCAAGGGCGGCATCGACGGCCGCAAGATCGAAATCGTCTCTTACGACAATCACTCGTCCTCGGCGGACTCGGTGCGCGCATTCCAGCGCGCGGTCAACGAAGACAAGGTCAACGTCGTCATCTCGAGCTACATCAGCGAAGTGGTGCTGGCGCTCGAGCCCTGGGCTTCGCGCCTGAAGACCCCGTTCGTCACGCCCGGCGCCGCCTCGAACGAGATCAGCAAGAGCGTCCACGCCGATTACGAGAAGAACAAGTACACCTTCCATGGCTATCTGACCTCGGCGGCGCTGGCGCTGTCGGTCTGCGATGCCGCCAAGGAGCTGCTGGTCGATCAGAAGCACATGAAGACCGCGGTCATCATGAGCGAGGACGCGGCCTGGACCAAGCCGCTCGACGTCGGCTACGAGGAGTGCCTGCCGAAGATCGGGCTCAAGGTCGTCGACCATATCCGCTTCTCGCCGGATACCACCGACTTCACGCCGATCTTCAACAAGGTCGAAGCCGCCAAGCCCGACGTCATCATCACCGGCATCTCGCATGTCGGCGTGCAGCCGACGGTTCAGTGGAAGAACCAGCAGGTGCCGATCCCGATGTTCGGCATCTCCTCGCAGGCGACCAACGAGACCTTCGGCAAGGACACCAACGACGCGGCGGAAGGCGTGCTGTATCAGGGCGTGTCGGGCCCGAACGTCGCGGTGACGCCGAAGTCGGTGCCATTTGCGGAGGATTTCAAGAAGCGTTACGGCAACTATCCGTCCTATGCGGGCTACACCGCCTATGACGAGGTCTACTACATCGCGGATGCGGTGAAGCGCGCCGGCTCGGTCGAGGCCGACAAGATGGTCGATGCGCTGGAGAAGACCGATTGGGAAGGCACCATCGGACGCGTCCAGTTCTACGGCAAGGACGATCCGTTCACCCATTCGATCAAGTACGGCAAGGGCCTAATCACCGGACTGATGCTGCAGTGGCAGGGCGGCAAGCAGGTGGCGGTCTGGCCGAAGGAGGTCGCCAAGAGCGATCTCAAGTTCCCGAGCTTCATCAAGCTCACCACGAACTAACTGATGATCATGCTCCCGGGCCGGTCCCGGGAGCATCCGCATTCAGTTCCGCGTCCTCCACAACAGGCAGCTTTGCTGCCGCGGCCGATTTGAGATGCTTGCCCTACAAATCCTGATCGATGGCTTTGCCATCAGTGCGCTCTATGCACTCGGTGCCACCGGCTTCACCCTGATCTTCGGTGTCTCCGGCGTTCTCAACCTCTCCCACGGTGCCATCATGGTGGCCGCAGCGGTCGCGGCCTGGGCCGCGGCGAGCGTGCTGCACCTCGACATCTACTCCGGCGCGTTGTTCGGTGTCGGCGTGGCGCTGATCATGGCGTTCGCGACCTATTTCGCGGTCGTGAAGCCGATCCAGAATTCCAGGCGGATCCCCAACGAGGAGAAGGAGATCTTCGTCCTCACCGGCACCCTGCTGTGGGGCATCATGATCCAGGAGCTGATCGCCTATTTCTTCACCAACAATGCCAAGACGGTGCTGCCGATCGTCGAGGGCGTCGTCGACATCTTCGGCAACCGCACGCCGCGCAACAATATCTTCACCGCGCTGGTGTGCTGTCTCGTGATCGGCCTGCTGTGGCTCTTGGTGAACCGCACGCGGACCGGCAAGGCGGTGCTGGCGGCCTCGATGAACCCGCGCGGCGTCACCTTGCTCGGGCTCGAGCTCACCCAGATCTATATCGTGGTGTGGGGCATCTACGGCATTCTGGCCGGCATCGCCGGCGTGCTGCTCGGCATGTTCCTCGGCGTCAGCTCCTACAGCGTCGGGCCGCTGACCGCGAGCGCGTTCTCGATCGTGGTGCTCGGCGGCCTCGGCAGCGTCTCCGGCTCGCTGATCGCGGCCTTCGTCGTCGGCTATCTCGAGACCATCACGGCCTGCATGATCTCGCCGGCCTACCGCACCATTCCGGCGCTGCTGCTTTTGGTGTTCGTGATGTATATCCGGCCTCAAGGCCTGCTCGGGAGGCGCTGAGATGGCCAACTTCTTTACCTCGCGCCTGTTCTTCATTTCGCTGGTCTGCGTGGTGGTTGCCGCGACGCTGCCGCTCTATGTCTCGGGCTACATCCTCGGGCTGCTCACCGTCGCGTTCTATTTCGGCGTGTTCGCGATGGCCTGGGACCTCTTGTTCGGGTTCGCCGGCGAGGTCAATTTCGGGCCGACCTTCCTGATCGGCACCGGCGCCTACACGGCCGGCATCCTCAACAACCAGTTCGGCTGGTCGGTCTATCTCTGCATCCTGCTCGGCGCGCTGGCGTCGGTGGTTGCGGGCTTCGTGCTGGCGCTGCCGGCGCTGCGGGTGAGGGGACCGTATTTCGGCCTCACCACGCTGGTCGCGGTGCTGATGCTGCAGAATTTCATCGTGGTGTTTGCTGACCTGACCGGCGGCGAGATCGGTCTCACCATCCCCGATGTCATCACCATCAATGCCGGCGCCAATTACTGGATCGCGCTCGGCTTCATGACCGTGAGCGCCGCGATCCTGTACGGACTGTCGCAATCGCCGGTTGGACTCGTGCTGCAGGCGAGCGGGCAGGACCCGGTGCAGGCCGGCGCGCTCGGCTTCAACATCGTCAAGCACAAGCTCGCGGCTTTCATCGTCAGCGCGTTCTTCTCCGGATTGTCCGGGGCGCTCTTGGTGTTCTACTTCGGCACCGCCTCGGTCGGCACCGTGGTCGACGTCGCGGTCGGCGTGAACGTCATCGTGTCCGCCGTGCTCGGCGGCCGGCGCACGGTGCTGGGCGCGGCGTTAGGTGCAATCTTCCTGATCGTGGCCGGCGAATTCCTGCGTCCGACCGGCGAACTCGCAACCTTCATCGTCTCGGCGGTGGCGCTGCTCGTCGTGCTGTTCTTCCCCGGCGGTTTCCTCGGAGCGGCCCTGTCACGCGAGGCGCGCTCCTAAATGGATCAGACTGTGACCACTACTCCGACACTTGCAGTTCGCGGCCTGACCAAGCGGTTCGGCGGCCTGACCGCGGTGAAGAATCTGAGCTTCGAGCTCCGCCCCGGCGAGATCCTCGGCCTGATCGGGCCGAACGGCTCGGGCAAGTCGACCGCGATGAAGAGCGTGATGGGCATCGAGCGCCCGACCGCGGGCGAGGTGCTGTTCGACGGCGAGAACGTGGCCGGGCTGCCGGCGCACAAGATCGCGCGCAAGGGGTTTGGCATGGTGTTCCAGCACTCGCGGCCGCTGAACCGGCAGACCGTGCTCGAGAACATCATGGTCGCGCTGTTGCCCGACAGCCTGTTCATGCTGTTTCCCGACAAGGCGCTGACCGAGCGCGCCAAGTGGATCGCTGACCGTGTCGGCCTGGGGGCGGTGATGGATCGCCGCCCGCCAACATTGCCGTTCGCCGACCTGCGGCGGCTGGAGCTGGCGAAAGCAATCGCGCGTGATCCAAAAGTGGTGCTGGTCGACGAGCCGTTTGCCGGGCTGACCAGCACCGAGGTCGGCGTGTTCTCGCACCTGATCCGCAGCTTCCGCGACGAGGGACGCGCGGTGATGCTGGTCGATCACAACGTCAAGAGCGTCGCGGCGCTGGTCGACCGCGTGCTCGCGATGTATCTCGGCGAGGAGATCACGACCGGCCGCGCCGAGGACGTGATGAAGAACGAGACCGTGCGGCGAGTCTATCTCGGCGGCGCGATCGAGACCCATGCGCGGCCCGAGACCTCGTTCAAGGACAAGGTGCCGCTGCTGCAGGTCGAGAATGTCAGCGTGCATTACGGCAAGGCGCAGGCGCTGGAGAACGTCTCGATCCACGTCCATGAGGGCGAGTTCGTCTCGATCGTCGGCCTCAACGGCGCCGGCAAGACCACGCTGTTCAACACCATCTCGGGCTTCCTGCCCTACACCGGCGAGATTCTGCGCGGCGGCGAGAAGCTGCGCGGCACCGGGCCCGCGAAAATTGCACGCTCGGGCCTCGTGCAATGCCCGGAATCGCGCGAATTGTTCGGCGAGATGACGGTGCGGGAAAATCTCGATCTCGGCGGCCAGCATCTGGACGACGCGGCGAGGGCGAAACAGCTCGCGTGGCTGTTCGAGCTGTTCCCGATCCTGAAGGAGCGTCAGGGCCAGATGGCGCAGACGCTGTCCGGCGGCGAGCAGCAGATGCTGGCGATCGGCCGCGCGCTGATGATGCAGCCGCAGATCCTGATCCTGGACGAGCCGACGCTGGGGCTTGCGCCTGTCATCCTCGAACTGTTGTCGAAGGCGCTCGAGAAATTGCGCCAGACCACCAAGATCACGGTACTGCTCGGCGAGCAGAACGTGACCTTCGCGCTGCCCCATGCCGACCGCGTCTATGTGCTGGAGCACGCGCGGATCGTCTGGGAAGGCGATCCGGGCCGGTTCGCCGCGGAGGCCGGCAAGGACTTTCTCTGACGCTCAAAGTTTGAAGAATAACAAGACAAGCAAGGGAGATCATGATGCCAGCATATTCAACCGCCACCCGCGTGAGCCTGTTGGCCTCGGCGCTCGCGCTGTGCCTCGCGGCGCCGGCCTATGCGCAGTCCAAGGACCCGATCAAGATCGGAATCATCGCCGAGGTGCAGTCGATCGCGGGAGCGGCAACCCCGGGCGGCGCGCAGATCGCCGCCGACGAGATCAACGCCAAGGGCGGCGTGATGGGCCGTAAGATCGAGATCGTCACCTACGACAACAAGAGCTCGTCGGCGGATTCGGTGCGCGCGT from Bradyrhizobium sp. B124 includes:
- a CDS encoding YcgN family cysteine cluster protein; translated protein: MTAPPKRSSSQEGFFWKTKTLEEMSNAEWESLCDGCARCCLEKLEDEDTGKIYFTHISCKLLDSGLCTCKDYPNRSDQVPDCVRLTPENVRTLNWLPPSCGYRLVAEGRDLYWWHPLISGDPNTVHEAGVSVRGRVEGTELDVNDADLEDHIVRWPALLPKRAQLKKRPKVLDKTTKG
- a CDS encoding branched-chain amino acid ABC transporter permease; protein product: MLALQILIDGFAISALYALGATGFTLIFGVSGVLNLSHGAIMVAAAVAAWAAASVLHLDIYSGALFGVGVALIMAFATYFAVVKPIQNSRRIPNEEKEIFVLTGTLLWGIMIQELIAYFFTNNAKTVLPIVEGVVDIFGNRTPRNNIFTALVCCLVIGLLWLLVNRTRTGKAVLAASMNPRGVTLLGLELTQIYIVVWGIYGILAGIAGVLLGMFLGVSSYSVGPLTASAFSIVVLGGLGSVSGSLIAAFVVGYLETITACMISPAYRTIPALLLLVFVMYIRPQGLLGRR
- a CDS encoding branched-chain amino acid ABC transporter permease — translated: MANFFTSRLFFISLVCVVVAATLPLYVSGYILGLLTVAFYFGVFAMAWDLLFGFAGEVNFGPTFLIGTGAYTAGILNNQFGWSVYLCILLGALASVVAGFVLALPALRVRGPYFGLTTLVAVLMLQNFIVVFADLTGGEIGLTIPDVITINAGANYWIALGFMTVSAAILYGLSQSPVGLVLQASGQDPVQAGALGFNIVKHKLAAFIVSAFFSGLSGALLVFYFGTASVGTVVDVAVGVNVIVSAVLGGRRTVLGAALGAIFLIVAGEFLRPTGELATFIVSAVALLVVLFFPGGFLGAALSREARS
- a CDS encoding ABC transporter substrate-binding protein, whose amino-acid sequence is MRQLAGAAVLGLLVASPGGALAADTLKIGVIAEAQAIAGASIPQAAQLAADEINAKGGIDGRKIEIVSYDNHSSSADSVRAFQRAVNEDKVNVVISSYISEVVLALEPWASRLKTPFVTPGAASNEISKSVHADYEKNKYTFHGYLTSAALALSVCDAAKELLVDQKHMKTAVIMSEDAAWTKPLDVGYEECLPKIGLKVVDHIRFSPDTTDFTPIFNKVEAAKPDVIITGISHVGVQPTVQWKNQQVPIPMFGISSQATNETFGKDTNDAAEGVLYQGVSGPNVAVTPKSVPFAEDFKKRYGNYPSYAGYTAYDEVYYIADAVKRAGSVEADKMVDALEKTDWEGTIGRVQFYGKDDPFTHSIKYGKGLITGLMLQWQGGKQVAVWPKEVAKSDLKFPSFIKLTTN
- a CDS encoding ATP-binding cassette domain-containing protein, with the protein product MDQTVTTTPTLAVRGLTKRFGGLTAVKNLSFELRPGEILGLIGPNGSGKSTAMKSVMGIERPTAGEVLFDGENVAGLPAHKIARKGFGMVFQHSRPLNRQTVLENIMVALLPDSLFMLFPDKALTERAKWIADRVGLGAVMDRRPPTLPFADLRRLELAKAIARDPKVVLVDEPFAGLTSTEVGVFSHLIRSFRDEGRAVMLVDHNVKSVAALVDRVLAMYLGEEITTGRAEDVMKNETVRRVYLGGAIETHARPETSFKDKVPLLQVENVSVHYGKAQALENVSIHVHEGEFVSIVGLNGAGKTTLFNTISGFLPYTGEILRGGEKLRGTGPAKIARSGLVQCPESRELFGEMTVRENLDLGGQHLDDAARAKQLAWLFELFPILKERQGQMAQTLSGGEQQMLAIGRALMMQPQILILDEPTLGLAPVILELLSKALEKLRQTTKITVLLGEQNVTFALPHADRVYVLEHARIVWEGDPGRFAAEAGKDFL
- a CDS encoding MDR family MFS transporter; translation: MNKYERQSRIPADQETLPDDIAEELSRLPSEVIELSDAPPLAPPAPLNPDEVRTIVISLMLTMFLAALDQTIVATALPTIGRQFHDVTNLSWVITAYLLASTAVAPVFGTLSDIYGRRVMIITSLSLFVVGSVLCAVAPSMTMLIIARGLQGLGGGGIMPVVQTVISDVVTPRERGRYQAYFSSVWMAGGILGPVVGGVFAEHLHWSMIFWINLPLSAAALALLLPKMGKIPVFHRKRKVDWLGGVLLMASAVVLMLVLTWGGTRLSWLSPTITAMIGASIALAGAFVWHARRADEPFLPLSLLGGSVVPFAMGAGGCALGAMVGLTVHLPLYYEVVYHLTASEAGLALIPLAAISTFGAAIAGRTMAKAKHYKRVAIVGTSVAAICAVGMAVTTLPLWGLLLLMSVFALGLGTTFPISVVSLQNAVARPQVGTVTGAMNFFRAMMASFTVAAFTTILLMTLGTDISLAGEHHAASAGTVGAIPMADMITAFRYVFGAAAVLLTTASICMITMEERPLAGPAAQPVEMAE